The DNA segment AGGATTTGTACGCAGGCGTAGAATTTCACCCGGTTCCGGAAGCCGTTATGAAAACCCTGCTTGAGAATCATCCGAAAATGGCCCGGTTTAAAGATGTGCCTTTAAACCAATTGGCGATTTCTTTGCGTATCGTGACCGAAAAAGCCGCTACCAATATTTCAAAACAAGCCTTCGATTATGCCCAAAAACATGGCTACAAATCGGTTACCATTGTGGAAAAACCAAATGTTGTTCGAGAAACCTCCGGGATGATGGTGCGGCAGGCGAGGAAAGTGGCGGAGGCTTACGACACAATTGAACTCTGGGAAGCCAATATCGACGCCATGACCATGTGGTTGGTCAAAAACCCTCAGAAATACGACGTTTTGGTTGCCTCCAATCTCTTCGGCGATATTATTTCCGATTTGGCGGCCCAGTTGGTGGGCGGACTTGGTTTTGCGTGCAGCGGAAATATTGGGGACGACTATGCTGTTTTTGAACCCACTCACGGATCCGCTCCCAAATATGCCGGACAGTACAAAGTCAATC comes from the Calditrichota bacterium genome and includes:
- a CDS encoding isocitrate/isopropylmalate dehydrogenase family protein, which encodes DLYAGVEFHPVPEAVMKTLLENHPKMARFKDVPLNQLAISLRIVTEKAATNISKQAFDYAQKHGYKSVTIVEKPNVVRETSGMMVRQARKVAEAYDTIELWEANIDAMTMWLVKNPQKYDVLVASNLFGDIISDLAAQLVGGLGFACSGNIGDDYAVFEPTHGSAPKYAGQYKVNPTAMILSVKMMLDYLGETEKARRLEAAVARVIKEGKVKTYDMGGINTTLEMGEEIARNYQSL